Proteins encoded by one window of Arachis ipaensis cultivar K30076 chromosome B04, Araip1.1, whole genome shotgun sequence:
- the LOC110271199 gene encoding putative F-box/LRR-repeat protein 23 codes for MDYQSINAGPVKKLNWLDLPHDLTLMIIGKLTTFEILTSTQFVCPKWQRICMDPLLWRTINMCDIGIRNSVDYKLEKMCRHAIDRSCGQLIDISIEYFGTDDLLKYIIDSGCHKLRHLRLVQCFYGISDKGLCEIAEKLPLLEELDITLCSRVSSIALEAIGRGCPLLKSFKYNDNSGGNEEALAIAQNMSNLFHLQLVSNYFDNSGLSAILDGCPHLESLDLRLCHDVELEGELRTRCDEQLKDLRDPDAPLDDFQFKGLCFEIAYDDAVFDYLNEKQVQEQEYSEIASDDTIYEYKKREAERVEKENLDEADWEEIYAIWESIKNPRLWYKRLIRGSSRGKKNNTKSKEKKKRRKKECRINNQKRIYYEMEDAHELLQSNVFCF; via the exons ATGGACTACCAATCCATTAATGCAGGGCCTGTGAAGAAATTAAACTGGTTGGATCTTCCACATGACCTGACTTTGATGATCATTGGAAAACTTACGACATTTGAGATCTTAACCAGTACTCAGTTCGTGTGCCCCAAATGGCAACGCATCTGCATGGATCCGCTCTTGTGGCGCACCATCAACATGTGCGATATTGGGATTCGTAATTCGGTGGACTATAAACTGGAGAAGATGTGCCGCCATGCAATCGATCGTAGCTGTGGTCAGTTGATAGATATAAGTATTGAGTACTTTGGTACCGATGATCTCCTCAAATATATAATTGACTC GGGATGTCATAAATTGCGACACTTGCGACTTGTTCAATGCTTCTATGGAATTTCAGACAAAGGATTATGTGAGATTGCTGAAAAACTTCCATTGTTGGAGGAACTTGATATTACTCTTTGTTCCCGTGTCTCTAGTATTGCTTTAGAAGCAATTGGCCGAGGTTGTCCTCTTCTGAAATCATTCAAGTATAATGACAATAGTGGCGGTAACGAAGAAGCATTGGCTATTGCACAAAATATGTCCAACTTATTCCATCTCCAACTTGTTAGCAATTACTTCGACAATAGTGGCTTGAGCGCCATTCTTGATGGTTGCCCTCATCTTGAATCTCTAGATTTACGCTTGTGTCACGATGTTGAGTTGGAGGGGGAATTGAGGACAAGATGTGATGAACAATTAAAAGATTTGAGGGATCCGGATGCACCTCTTGATGACTTTCAATTTAAGGGACTATGCTTTGAAATTGCATACGATGATGCAGTATTTGACTATCTAAACGAGAAGCAAGTTCAAGAACAAGAATACTCTGAGATCGCATCCGATGATACAATATATGAGTATAAAAAAAGAGAAGCTGAGAGAGTTGAGAAAGAAAATTTGGATGAAGCAGATTGGGAGGAGATATATGCTATATGGGAAAGTATAAAAAATCCAAGATTATGGTATAAAAGATTAATTCGAGGATCAAGTAGAGGAAAGAAGAATAATACAAAATCCAAAGAGAAGAAGAAACGTAGAAAAAAAGAATGCAGAATTAATAACCAAAAAAGAATATATTATGAAATGGAAGATGCACATGAACTATTGCAGTCTAatgttttctgtttttaa